A genomic stretch from Candidatus Nitrotoga arctica includes:
- a CDS encoding phosphoribulokinase: MSRKHPVIAVTGSSGAGTTTAKRAFENIFRREHINAAVIEGDSLHSLDRLEFRAAVAEASKTGNHSFSHFGPEANHFDKIEETFKSYGKTGSCKRRYYIHSDAEAKELNARLNTSLNPGQFTPWEDIAAGSDLLFYEGLHGMVKTDTVDAAKHVDLSIGVVPIVNLEWIQKIHRDQAERGYSAEATVDTILRRMPDYINFITPQFSRTDINFQRVSTVDTSNPFIARDIPTPDESFVVIRFRDPTDVDFPYLIDMIQCSFMSRSNTIVVPGGKMSFAMEVILAPIMHEMLQNRNK; the protein is encoded by the coding sequence ATGTCCCGCAAGCACCCCGTGATTGCTGTGACCGGTTCATCGGGCGCCGGCACTACTACCGCCAAGCGCGCTTTTGAAAATATTTTCCGCCGTGAGCACATAAATGCCGCCGTGATTGAGGGTGACAGCCTGCACAGCCTGGATCGCCTGGAATTTCGGGCAGCCGTGGCTGAAGCTAGCAAAACAGGCAATCATTCGTTCAGCCACTTTGGACCCGAAGCCAACCATTTCGACAAAATCGAAGAGACCTTCAAGTCATATGGGAAAACCGGTTCTTGTAAACGCCGTTATTACATTCATAGCGATGCTGAAGCGAAGGAGCTGAATGCGCGCTTAAACACCAGCTTGAACCCTGGTCAATTTACGCCGTGGGAAGATATTGCCGCCGGTTCCGATCTGCTGTTTTACGAAGGTTTGCACGGCATGGTGAAGACAGATACCGTGGATGCAGCCAAGCATGTTGATTTGAGCATCGGCGTGGTTCCCATCGTCAATCTGGAGTGGATACAGAAAATCCATCGTGATCAAGCTGAACGTGGCTATTCCGCTGAAGCGACGGTAGATACCATCCTGCGCCGCATGCCGGACTATATTAACTTCATCACGCCACAATTTTCACGTACTGATATTAACTTTCAGCGCGTGTCTACGGTTGACACTTCCAACCCTTTCATTGCACGTGATATCCCGACACCGGACGAAAGTTTTGTAGTGATTCGTTTCCGCGATCCCACGGACGTGGATTTTCCATATCTTATTGACATGATTCAATGTTCATTCATGTCGCGCTCGAATACCATTGTGGTACCCGGCGGCAAAATGAGCTTTGCGATGGAAGTGATTCTGGCTCCAATCATGCATGAGATGCTGCAGAACAGAAATAAATAA
- the leuS gene encoding leucine--tRNA ligase produces MQQDYKPKNIEVVAQQYWKEKLTFRAKDQSEKPKYYCLSMFPYPSGKLHMGHVRNYTIGDVLSRYHRMKGFNVMQPMGWDAFGLPAENAALANNVPPAAWTYSNIDVMRTQLQSLGLGVDWSREVTTCKPDYYRWEQWLFTRLFQKGLIYKKTSSVNWDPVDHTVLANEQVIDGRGWRSGALVEKRDIPMYFMRITQYAEELLADLDQLEGWPEQVKTMQRNWIGKSYGVRFAFPYQLDGKQDKLWVYTTRADTIMGVTFVAVAAEHPLATRAAQGNPVLTVFIEECKHGGVAEADIATMEKKGMDTGLKVTHPLTGEQVPVWIGNYVLMGYGEGAVMAVPAHDERDFGFAKKYGLPIKQVIAKGRDDGFGDGSGYGGGTASGVGSEDGSGAGSGGIDTPFAIVRWQEWYGSKVVGVCINSGKYDGLGYTSAVDSIAADLAVKGLGEKKVQFRLRDWGISRQRYWGCPIPIIHCVHCGDVPVPDEQLPVLLPENVTITGAGSPLAKMPEFYETTCPQCGGAAKRETDTMDTFVESSWYYARYTSPGCTTGMVDERAQYWLPVDQYVGGIEHAILHLLYARFFNKLMRDEGLFGETALTSVSQGKEEQTLRPKSVDEPFTNLLTQGMVIAPTFFREGVAGKKLWINPADVDIDTDSRGRPVGAKLRADGQPVVIGGTEKMSKSKNNGVDPQVIIDQYGADTARFFIIFAAPPEQTLEWSDAGVEGAFRFLRRVWNFAYSNKNEIGVYQNRSKQESDESYLKALNNEQRDVYREMHVALKQANFDLQRLQFNTVASACMKILKALEQQMVIVTPDMNTKVVAITKGFSILLRLLSPIAPHITQTLWQELGYGDDILSAPWPEVDEAALVQDEIDLIIQVNGKLRGKLRVAKDADHAMLKQLALTYPSVEKLLAGQAAKKIIVVPGRLINVVI; encoded by the coding sequence ATGCAACAGGATTATAAACCGAAAAATATCGAAGTTGTCGCGCAACAATATTGGAAGGAGAAATTGACCTTCCGCGCGAAGGATCAATCTGAGAAGCCCAAATATTATTGTCTGTCGATGTTTCCTTACCCCTCCGGCAAGCTGCACATGGGGCATGTGCGTAACTATACTATCGGTGATGTGCTATCGCGTTATCACCGCATGAAGGGCTTTAACGTAATGCAACCGATGGGCTGGGATGCCTTTGGCCTGCCCGCTGAGAATGCCGCCTTGGCCAATAACGTACCGCCCGCCGCGTGGACTTATTCCAATATTGACGTCATGCGCACGCAGCTACAGAGCTTGGGACTTGGCGTCGACTGGTCGCGCGAAGTGACGACTTGCAAACCGGATTATTACCGTTGGGAACAATGGTTGTTCACGCGCCTGTTTCAGAAAGGGCTGATTTACAAAAAGACGTCTTCGGTGAACTGGGATCCGGTCGATCACACAGTGTTGGCCAATGAACAGGTGATTGATGGGCGCGGCTGGCGTTCCGGCGCGCTGGTGGAAAAACGCGACATCCCGATGTATTTCATGCGCATTACTCAATATGCCGAAGAGTTGCTTGCCGATCTGGACCAGTTGGAAGGCTGGCCGGAACAGGTCAAGACCATGCAGCGCAACTGGATCGGCAAGAGCTACGGTGTGCGCTTCGCTTTCCCTTATCAACTGGATGGCAAGCAGGACAAGTTGTGGGTATATACCACACGTGCCGACACCATCATGGGCGTCACTTTCGTTGCAGTTGCTGCTGAGCATCCTCTGGCAACTCGCGCTGCACAAGGCAATCCCGTGCTTACTGTATTCATCGAAGAATGCAAGCATGGCGGCGTGGCGGAAGCCGATATCGCAACGATGGAAAAGAAGGGCATGGACACTGGCTTGAAGGTCACCCATCCGCTCACCGGCGAACAAGTGCCGGTATGGATAGGCAACTATGTACTGATGGGCTACGGCGAGGGCGCGGTGATGGCAGTGCCCGCGCATGACGAACGCGATTTTGGCTTTGCCAAAAAATATGGCTTGCCGATCAAGCAAGTGATTGCCAAAGGCCGTGACGATGGCTTTGGTGACGGTAGCGGATATGGCGGTGGCACAGCTTCAGGAGTTGGGTCTGAAGACGGTAGCGGAGCGGGTAGTGGTGGTATCGATACTCCATTCGCTATTGTTCGATGGCAAGAGTGGTATGGAAGCAAAGTAGTGGGTGTTTGCATTAACTCAGGAAAATATGACGGCCTCGGTTATACCTCAGCCGTAGACTCCATCGCCGCCGATCTCGCTGTCAAAGGTCTGGGCGAAAAGAAAGTGCAGTTCCGCCTGCGCGACTGGGGCATCTCGCGTCAGCGTTACTGGGGCTGCCCGATCCCGATCATTCATTGCGTACATTGCGGCGATGTTCCGGTGCCGGATGAGCAATTACCTGTTTTATTGCCGGAGAACGTAACGATTACCGGTGCGGGTTCACCGCTGGCGAAGATGCCGGAGTTCTACGAGACCACTTGCCCGCAATGTGGCGGCGCGGCGAAGCGCGAGACCGACACCATGGATACCTTCGTCGAATCGTCCTGGTATTACGCGCGCTACACCAGTCCCGGTTGTACCACGGGCATGGTGGACGAACGTGCCCAGTACTGGTTGCCTGTTGATCAATATGTCGGTGGTATTGAGCACGCCATCCTGCATTTGCTGTATGCGCGTTTCTTTAACAAGCTGATGCGCGATGAGGGGTTGTTCGGCGAGACTGCCCTTACCTCAGTATCACAGGGAAAAGAAGAGCAAACGCTACGGCCAAAATCCGTTGATGAACCGTTTACCAACCTGCTCACGCAAGGGATGGTGATCGCGCCGACTTTTTTCCGCGAAGGGGTGGCGGGCAAAAAACTATGGATCAATCCTGCCGATGTGGATATAGACACAGACTCACGAGGACGCCCGGTTGGCGCCAAGTTGCGCGCCGACGGCCAGCCGGTTGTTATCGGCGGCACAGAGAAAATGTCCAAATCCAAAAACAACGGCGTAGATCCACAGGTCATCATTGACCAATATGGCGCCGACACTGCGCGCTTTTTTATAATATTTGCAGCGCCGCCCGAGCAAACCCTGGAGTGGTCTGACGCCGGTGTGGAAGGTGCATTCCGTTTTCTGAGACGGGTATGGAATTTTGCTTATTCAAATAAAAACGAGATTGGGGTTTATCAAAATCGCAGCAAACAAGAGTCCGACGAATCTTACTTGAAGGCATTGAATAATGAACAAAGGGATGTTTACAGAGAGATGCATGTAGCACTTAAACAAGCAAATTTTGACCTGCAGCGCTTGCAATTCAATACTGTGGCATCAGCTTGCATGAAAATTTTGAAAGCGTTAGAGCAACAAATGGTCATAGTTACGCCTGACATGAATACAAAAGTGGTTGCCATCACAAAGGGATTCAGTATCCTGCTGCGCCTGCTTTCCCCTATTGCACCGCACATTACGCAAACACTCTGGCAAGAATTGGGTTACGGCGATGATATTTTGTCCGCTCCTTGGCCAGAAGTGGATGAAGCTGCATTAGTACAAGATGAAATCGACCTGATAATTCAAGTCAATGGGAAGTTGCGCGGTAAATTGCGCGTAGCAAAGGATGCCGATCATGCCATGCTCAAACAGCTGGCTTTAACCTATCCGTCCGTAGAAAAATTATTAGCCGGCCAAGCTGCCAAAAAAATCATCGTGGTGCCTGGGCGCTTGATCAACGTAGTAATCTAA
- the lptE gene encoding LPS assembly lipoprotein LptE, which translates to MRTNLLILPLLILTLLLAACGFHLRGQGGFAFPFQTLFILSPNANAPFIIDLKRAVQLYNVKLVDSSENAQLTLHIVSETMSKQILSLSDAGRVREYQLNYRVSLRAYDIKLDEWVPADEIVLQRYLSYDNTQVLAKEMEETLLYQDMRKDAVQQILRRLSLAKAPPSPQ; encoded by the coding sequence ATGCGCACAAATCTGCTGATATTGCCGCTGTTAATACTAACGTTGCTGTTGGCTGCGTGCGGCTTTCATTTGCGCGGACAAGGGGGGTTTGCGTTCCCATTTCAGACATTATTCATATTGTCACCTAATGCCAATGCGCCCTTCATTATTGATTTAAAACGTGCTGTGCAGTTATATAACGTCAAGCTCGTTGATTCGTCCGAAAACGCGCAACTGACTCTGCATATCGTTTCCGAAACTATGAGCAAGCAGATACTTTCCTTGAGCGATGCCGGCCGTGTGCGCGAATATCAATTGAATTATCGTGTTTCGTTGCGTGCTTACGATATCAAACTGGATGAATGGGTTCCCGCAGATGAAATCGTGCTGCAGCGTTATTTATCGTATGACAACACACAGGTTCTTGCTAAGGAAATGGAGGAAACGCTGCTTTATCAAGACATGCGCAAGGACGCGGTTCAGCAGATATTACGTCGCTTGAGTCTTGCCAAGGCGCCGCCATCGCCACAATGA
- the holA gene encoding DNA polymerase III subunit delta, translated as MKLSGEDLSHHLAQGLAPLYVIHGEALLLAIEAADAIRAAARADGYIEREVLIAEPGFKWAELRHSAQSLSLFSTRKLVDLRIPSGKPGVEGAQALQDYCQKLNVDTVTLVSLPRLDKTALGSKWFSALSAQGVIIATEEIALNALPTWIASRLKRQNQSADADTLAFLAERVEGNLLAAYQEIQKLALLFPAGPLSFEQVKDSVMDVARYDVFKLSEAMLAGDVARYAHILDGLRVEGTAAVLILWALAEDIRTLSKVLRAMQDSGNLSSALRDARVWGVRQKLVERAVRRFSPAIAERALRQAAHVDKVIKGLRRGNVWDELLQLGVRCANVKAA; from the coding sequence ATGAAGCTTTCTGGGGAGGATTTGTCGCATCATCTTGCCCAGGGGCTTGCGCCGCTGTATGTTATTCACGGCGAGGCGTTGCTGCTCGCTATCGAGGCGGCCGATGCCATCCGCGCTGCAGCGCGCGCGGATGGCTATATCGAGCGTGAAGTACTAATCGCTGAGCCGGGCTTCAAGTGGGCAGAGTTGCGTCATAGCGCGCAAAGTTTGTCGCTCTTTTCCACGCGAAAATTGGTGGATCTGCGTATTCCATCCGGCAAGCCGGGTGTGGAAGGTGCCCAGGCCTTGCAGGATTATTGCCAGAAATTGAACGTCGACACAGTTACGCTGGTATCGCTGCCACGATTGGACAAGACTGCCTTGGGCAGCAAATGGTTCAGCGCGCTGTCAGCGCAGGGGGTGATCATTGCCACCGAGGAAATTGCCCTGAATGCACTGCCGACCTGGATTGCGAGCCGATTGAAACGGCAGAATCAATCCGCTGATGCGGACACTTTGGCGTTTCTCGCGGAGCGGGTGGAAGGCAATCTGCTGGCGGCTTATCAGGAAATCCAAAAGCTTGCCCTGTTATTCCCCGCCGGGCCATTATCTTTCGAACAGGTGAAGGACTCCGTAATGGATGTGGCGCGCTACGACGTGTTCAAGCTGTCCGAGGCTATGCTGGCGGGTGATGTAGCGCGATATGCGCACATCCTCGATGGCTTGCGTGTTGAAGGCACGGCTGCCGTGCTGATACTGTGGGCGTTGGCCGAAGACATTCGTACGCTGAGCAAGGTGTTACGCGCTATGCAGGACAGTGGCAATTTGTCTTCCGCGCTACGCGATGCGCGTGTATGGGGCGTACGCCAAAAGCTCGTGGAACGCGCCGTGCGGCGTTTCAGCCCGGCTATAGCCGAGCGCGCCTTGCGTCAGGCCGCGCACGTGGACAAGGTGATTAAGGGCTTGCGCCGCGGTAACGTGTGGGATGAATTGCTGCAATTGGGGGTTCGTTGCGCTAATGTGAAAGCGGCATAA
- the cutA gene encoding divalent-cation tolerance protein CutA: MDEILLVLTNLPNRESAQRVANALIESRAAACINMLAECTSVYRWQGEIETASEVPLLIKTTRAAYPQLEAVIRSHHPYELPEIIAVSINAGLPGYLQWIIQETSPASASLP, from the coding sequence ATGGACGAAATTCTTCTAGTCTTAACCAATTTGCCGAATCGTGAGAGCGCCCAGCGCGTGGCCAATGCTTTGATTGAAAGTCGGGCCGCGGCATGCATCAACATGCTGGCGGAATGCACCTCGGTCTATCGCTGGCAGGGAGAAATAGAGACGGCTAGTGAGGTGCCGCTGCTGATTAAGACTACCCGTGCCGCTTACCCTCAACTTGAGGCCGTCATCCGTTCACATCATCCCTATGAACTTCCCGAGATCATTGCTGTCTCGATTAACGCAGGGTTGCCCGGCTATCTACAGTGGATCATCCAAGAAACATCTCCAGCCTCTGCCAGCCTCCCATGA